A region of Sugiyamaella lignohabitans strain CBS 10342 chromosome A, complete sequence DNA encodes the following proteins:
- the CDC43 gene encoding protein geranylgeranyltransferase type I subunit CDC43 (Beta subunit of geranylgeranyltransferase type I; catalyzes geranylgeranylation to the cysteine residue in proteins containing a C-terminal CaaX sequence ending in Leu or Phe; has substrates important for morphogenesis; GO_component: GO:0005953 - CAAX-protein geranylgeranyltransferase complex [Evidence IDA] [PMID 1400380]; GO_component: GO:0005622 - intracellular [Evidence TAS] [PMID 9891811]; GO_function: GO:0004662 - CAAX-protein geranylgeranyltransferase activity [Evidence IEA]; GO_function: GO:0004662 - CAAX-protein geranylgeranyltransferase activity [Evidence IDA] [PMID 1400380]; GO_function: GO:0003824 - catalytic activity [Evidence IEA]; GO_function: GO:0046872 - metal ion binding [Evidence IEA]; GO_function: GO:0004659 - prenyltransferase activity [Evidence IEA]; GO_function: GO:0004661 - protein geranylgeranyltransferase activity [Evidence IDA] [PMID 10066831]; GO_function: GO:0004661 - protein geranylgeranyltransferase activity [Evidence IDA] [PMID 2034682]; GO_function: GO:0016740 - transferase activity [Evidence IEA]; GO_process: GO:0006874 - cellular calcium ion homeostasis [Evidence TAS] [PMID 9891811]; GO_process: GO:0030010 - establishment of cell polarity [Evidence TAS] [PMID 9891811]; GO_process: GO:0018344 - protein geranylgeranylation [Evidence IDA] [PMID 2034682]; GO_process: GO:0007264 - small GTPase mediated signal transduction [Evidence TAS] [PMID 9891811]), giving the protein MPSAYTSYDSSHVSLVYFCIAGLKLLNALTEVIPNETDRSNWIEWVYLHLTPSGNGFRGSLSHDLQQSTTLDGDNINDPAHLASTFFCLSILAILQDRSMTTRLDRVKILRYVKSCQRSTGQFSGLSHPSIGPVGDNDPRYTYVAAAIRRILKGDQLHETLKAEVDFNVKKASDFIKSTKSYDGGLGDKQGSESHAGLVFCGIAALDLMNTLNCKDWVDTAVWLSKRQLSEFTIDHSYSITADGDYDQHSRDNDTRHGASSFCCWNSWEAGGFNGRLNKPADTCYAYWTCASLTVLNSANFVSSPAARTFLLENCMDPVLGGMVKVKGSYADPLHSYLGLAALAMISPELGFCEFNPSLTLPVETVSFIDTLDWNPL; this is encoded by the coding sequence ATGCCATCGGCATATACGTCCTATGACTCTTCACATGTTTCTCTTGTATATTTTTGCATAGCTGGTTTAAAATTACTCAACGCACTGACCGAAGTCATTCCTAACGAGACTGACCGAAGCAACTGGATAGAATGGGTTTATCTGCATCTAACCCCATCTGGAAACGGTTTTAGAGGTTCTCTATCCCATGATTTACAGCAGTCGACGACTCTGGATGGAGACAATATTAATGATCCAGCTCATCTGGCGTCTACATTCTTCTGTCTGTCTATTTTAGCCATTCTTCAAGATCGGTCAATGACCACGAGACTGGACAGAGTCAAAATTCTAAGATATGTCAAGTCTTGTCAAAGATCGACGGGCCAATTTAGTGGTTTGTCACATCCTTCAATTGGACCTGTAGGCGACAATGATCCCAGATATACATACGTAGCTGCCGCAATACGAAGGATCCTGAAAGGAGATCAATTGCACGAGACTCTCAAAGCAGAGGTTGATTTCAACGTTAAAAAAGCTTCGGATTTTATCAAATCTACTAAATCGTATGATGGTGGACTGGGTGATAAGCAAGGATCAGAATCGCACGCAGGCTTGGTGTTTTGTGGTATCGCTGCTCTTGACCTTATGAATACCCTCAATTGTAAAGACTGGGTTGACACTGCTGTTTGGCTTTCCAAAAGACAGCTTTCTGAATTTACTATAGATCACAGTTACTCGATTACAGCTGATGGTGACTATGATCAGCATTCCCGCGATAATGATACTAGACATGGGGCCTCTTCATTCTGTTGTTGGAATAGCTGGGAGGCAGGTGGTTTCAATGGAAGGCTTAATAAACCGGCTGATACATGTTATGCCTACTGGACTTGTGCATCTCTAACGGTCTTAAATTCGGCTAATTTTGTTAGTTCGCCAGCTGCTAGGACGTTTTTGCTCGAAAATTGCATGGATCCAGTCTTAGGAGGTATGGTTAAAGTAAAAGGTAGCTACGCTGACCCGTTGCATTCATATTTGGGTCTTGCAGCGTTGGCTATGATTTCTCCGGAGCTCGGCTTCTGTGAATTCAACCCATCGTTGACATTACCGGTTGAGACTGTGAGTTTTATAGATACACTAGATTGGAATCCGCTATGA